From Lasioglossum baleicum chromosome 16, iyLasBale1, whole genome shotgun sequence:
aataaaGGAATATTGAGTAAACTTTACGCACCCGTAACTAAATAATTATAacactaaaatatgtacatgCTTGTGAACGTAAAAATGCCATCACAAATCACAACTTGCATCATTGTAAATGAAGAAAGTAAAAGGATTTATGTCGATGCAGTTTGTATGCGagtgtatttaaatatttcataattgGACTAACCTCTTTCAAATGTTCCTTCGAGTATTTAGGGTTAAATAGGATTCACGTGTCGATTCCCCTTATCTAACGAATGCTTGTGCAGGAAATCGTCGTAACAATGAACCTCGGTATTGCAACAGAAAATGATGCACTTTTCATTGAATCTACTCACGTGTGCCTACGCCGAGTCGAACACTGAGAACCATAACTGTTATCTTTCGTTTGTGAACGTTGTTGCATCACTTATAAAATAGAACGAAACTGTGCACACAAAATGATCAACCCTGCGTACACCACGCACGAATATGACTGAATTTCAGTTACTAAAACTGAACTACTGTACCAACACCAACACTACCGACGTTTTGTAGTCATTCGCTCGCGCTTTTTCTCCCCTCCACCGTCACCTGTTGACTGTGTAtgtatctatatatatacaagCGTGCTATATATGTATGGAAACATCAATACATACGCTTGTGGCACAGCTGCCGATTTACAAAATCACATTCTATcctattctatttttattttactataaACACAGTCTTCTAAATATTTCAGCTGCgatgttataaaaaatatttcatatgttTAATTTGAATGAATACcaatatcattatttttttaggaTTTTCAAGATCATCATTTTTTTTAGCATAAAGGGGCAGTCGTATCATTTGGATATTTGCATAAActcataaatttatattttctaggTGTAGATGATTTTCTTCCTTGCGTATTGTTAACTTGACCTTGAGGTGACCTTTGATTCCAGAAAGCACaattaaatatgattattatgcgtgaagaaaattgttatatttatttgtagttTGTATAAATTAAATCTAGAATTGTGCTATAATTATAAGTTGAATTGCTAATCTTAATATTAGTAGGATTTACAGACTCGTATATGTACACTACGTATATCATACTTATTCTTATACGTATACTTACTGGTAAAATATTACTTATAGCGTGCAAGGTATAGTAATGATATAATAATTTCAgtgtaaaaaatgtattaaatatgATGCATAAATGTCTTAAGTTTTGTGATTATAATAAACCTCTCACTTTAGGCAGTAGAAGTACTATTTTATCATGTGTCGATATACAAATTAAAGATTTAATTAGCGGAGACACAGTactttgtataaataaaatttgacgaTAGTAGACCGCATGCCTGAGTTGGAAGTCCTAAATGTTTTGAGCATGTTTTGAAAATGTcaaagtatttaatatattctattacTCGTAACAAGCAGCACCAATTTCTATATAGAAACTTTGCTCAGGTTTCCCAATGTCCCGTAGAGCAATATCTATGATAGGCAACCTTACGGGTTTGTCAGTTTCGTATGAGATTACAGTTTTGCCCCATTCTTGACTACGCAGCTGCAGAAAGTAGCAATACACATttaatatacacatatataaattgaaagaaaatattattaaaactttAAAGGCTTACCTTACAATCATCCATTATCATATCATACTTGAGACGTTGATTCCCACGTGGTGTCAATTCAGCATCATTCCATGACAACAGTTTCATACCCTTCCTATAAGTTTTCCGTTCAGAATCGAAGTACGCTATACTATTTTTACAGTGGTACGTTATATTTTGAGAAGCACTCTTCGATAGTAATTGCAGGAACCCTACTTGATTACTGTCTGTTTTATAAGTAATCTGTACAAGGAACAATCAATTTTAAAAGATGCAATGGTATGTAATTTACTATATGATGAGTCTCATTTAAAGTTTCAAACCTTCATTCCATCTTCTATTTCGCTTAACCAAGTCTCTTGTTGATCAGTGATGTACGTAATTTCTGGTGAACGTACTGGATTCGGTAGCAAGCATGTTGCACGTTTCTTCGCATCGCAGTGCACTAGAATTGCATCTCTAGTGTCACCTTCGTTTGGATCTATCCAATACTCTCCtaaaacaataattaaattatgaGAACTATTTGAACACAATAGAAAGAAATGACTATTAAATATCGGAACAAACCTGAAGGCTTATCTGGATAGGCAACGAAAAGGTCCCTGCATGTTTTCGCTGGGGAATTCTTTTCGCCGTCCGGTTTTATAAACTTCTTGAAAGTTGCGCTTAAATGCTTGTACGCTTTCATTATAAGTTCTCGTCTTTCCTCTTCCGATATATCTTTACCAAATATTCTCGGTGGTTCATCACCGAGTAGTGGATCTGGGCCTTTAGTTTGACCTTGTGCTAAAAGTACGCAGTATGTTTAGCAATAATAGCACagtctattataaaataataatataaatattcaccTAAAAGAGCAGCTAAGGAAGCAGCATCGTAACCTAATCCAACTTCGCCAGGCGGACCTGGAGGTCCAGGAGGACCAGGAAGACCTGGTGTTCCGTGGCGACCCTCATCACCTGTTGGTCCCTTCGGACCAGGATTACCGGTTAACCCAATTGGTCCAGGACTACCATCTCTACCTGGACTACCCCTAATCCCAGGTTCGCCATCCTTGCCAGGTAGACCTATAGGACCCGGAGGTCCGTTCTCTCCTGCTGGACCAACTGCCCCAGGTAATCCCTGTAAGCCAGTAAACCCTCTGTGTCCTTTAGAACCTTTCTGACCCTCTTCACCACGGTCTCCCTTTGGTCCTTCTAGTCCTATGGGTCCGGCTTTTCCTCTGGCTCCCTACAGTAAGACAAAATTGCAATTATTACCGCAATAGAATCAAATCGGAATAAGTTATTCAACTGACTTGCTGTCCTTCTACACCCGGAGGCCCAGCTTCTCCTTTGGAACCTCTTTCCCCAGTTGGCCCTGGAGGTCCTGATTGGCCGGGTTGTCCCTAATTGGAGGCAGGACGTTTATATTATTTGAAACGGTTCtgaaaatgttttataaaataGTTATGTTATAAGAGAAAGGAGATTCACCTGTAAACCTGGAGAACCGGGTAATCCTGTAGGTCCAGCAATGCCAGGTGGACCTTTGTCTCCAGGACGACCGGATATTCCAGGAGGTCCAGATTTACCAACAGGCCCTTCCGGTCCCACTTCTCCCGGAGGTCCAGCTGGCCCGATTGGTCCGATTAAGCCAGGAGGGCCTGGTGGGCCTTCTGATCCTGGTTTTCCAGGTATGCCAGTCTCACCCTACCGCAATTTATAAGTAAACAGACTAGGttgcagagttgtgctaattaaattacattgtaattcaattacgcaattgaaagagagagagggagtgagagagagcgagtgagagtgcgagagagagcgagagagagcggaaGAGTGGCGCCGCAACGTGGGGGTTGGTGAGCGAAGCGAGGAGGGGTCGGAGCCCCCtagtacaatataattaaaatacagctctccaaattatagcccagaactttggaAAGGCGCGATACATTTttgtgtttttctttcatatacttgtctGCTGTCTGTGCGgattagtttctattcctcgtcctaaaatttaaaaaatgtgtaatgCAGAAGTTATTTttgttcagatattataaatgcataaataattcTCTCCGCTCCCCCTACTCTCGCTCCGCTccctgctcgcttcgctcgacAACCCCCCGCGGcgccgctctctcgctctctctcgctctctctcgctctctctcgctctctctcgctctctcacgCTTttgctctttttctttctctctgatGGGAAAAGACACTTACAGCTGGGCCTCGCAATCCTCTAGCGCCCACTGGTCCAACAGGTCCTGCAAGACCTGGTATACCTCTTTCACCAGGAGTACCTTGAGCACCTTGCGGGCCAGGAGCCCCTGCAGGTCCTTCGGAACCACTTTCGCCCTTGTCTCCATCCGCACCAGGTAATCCTGGGTTTCCAATTGGCCCGGGGCTTCCAGTACGTCCCGTTTCTCCAGCTGCACCCTTGATACCTTGCAGTCCCGGAGGGCCTGATGGCCCAGTTGAGCCAGGTGGACCCTGAGGAAGTTTTGCATGAACATGAACATTTGTATAGTCTAACAATGACAAATTAAAACTTACCGCTGCACCAACTGGTCCAGGTATGCCAGGTGGTCCCATAAGTCCCGGTTCTCCTCTGAGACCTGGTTCGCCCCTTACTCCTTTAGCTCCCGTCAATCCAGTCATGCCCATAGGCCCAGATTCTCCGGGAGTGcctatatttttgttttaactTTTAAATGAACCAATCCTAATAAACTTTGCATTACAAGTATTACCTGGAAGACCAGAGTTTCCTTGATCCCCCTTCGAACCAGGATAACCTCGGTCGCCTTTCAATCCTGGCAAACCGATCAGTCCTTGAGGTCCTGGGAATCCTTGCGATCCCTGCAAACCTTGCTGTCCCCGTTCTCCTGGAGCACCAGGAGCTCCGACTTCTCCTGGTGAACCAGGTGAACCAGGATCTCCTCTTTCTGCTGGCTCCCCCGGTGGACCTGGTGGACCTACCAAACCTTGTGGTCCACGTTCTCCAAATCGCCCTGAGAATAAGTATTCAAATATTTAGCAATACCCCTGTAGACGTAGTGCTAATTCAatcacattgtatttcaattatatagcaattcaactacgtcgtaactgaattacataattcaaacctttcaattaattaaattactaagtattttagtcagatgtgtaattgaaatctttctattattattattattattatatgtataaaatagttTTGTAGTTTCTGTCACGCTAAAACGCCGAGCGGGTTGTCTTCTGAAGGGGAACCGAAAATTGAGCGACGTGACAGTGTGTATTTTTCAAAGAGAGACAGCGAGAGAGAGGTGCTGTGAGACGCGGGGGGTTGGCAAGCGAAGCGAGCAGGGGGTGGAGCCCcctaatacaatataattaaaatacagctctccaaattatagcccagaactttgaagaagtgcgatatatttttgtttttctttcatatacttgtttgctgtctgtgcggcgtagtttctattcctcgtcttCGTTCAtatgtactttattattctttaatttttaattttaatttaattacatcgtaattcgtaattaatgtaatttaattacaaactattttataattgtactccaattgcaattacgaattacattgtaatttaattgaacgaagatctgaattataaattacaatataactgaattacaatgtaattcaattactttgtaattataattcctggagaaattcaattgttattttgcacaaCTCTGACTAGAGTGTTCGCTTCGCTTGCCAACCCCCGCGTCGCtgcacgctctctctctctctctctctcggtctctctcactctctcgccctctctctctctctctctctctctctctctctctgaataaTACACACTGTCACGTCGCTCAATTTTTGGTTCCCGTCAGAAGGCTTCGCCGCTCGGAGTTTTTGCGTGACAGAACTAcaatactattttatataatagaaagacaATACAACCTGGTGGTCCTTCGGGTCCAATTGGACCAGTGGATCCTCTTTCTCCTTTCGGACCTGATTCCCCTGGAATACCTCTCAATCCGGGTATACCCACCAGCCCTGTCGGACCAGTATTTCCTCTATCCCCTTTTTCTCCTGGCAATCCCTAAAATGTCACAAACGATGTCTTCAAATGATCAGAGATAGATAACGACTTTTTCCTCATTGTTTGTTGAACAgtgtaattttaaaaaacataGAGGAAAGCTTACAGGAGGTCCATCGAGTCCTTGTGCTCCCCGTTCTCCCTTATGTCCCGGAAGTCCTGATAACCCAGCTTGTCCCCTCTCACCGGGGAATCCACGTTCCCCACGATTACCAGGTGTTCCGACTGTACCCGGTGCTCCTTGTACACCTGGTTCACCATCCTTGCCCGGGGTACCTGGGTTACCAGTTGCACCTGGAAACCCCtaattatatgaaattatttattgtacTCGCAAAACCGATGTTCAAAGTTTCAAAGCATACCTGGAAGCCTCTAGCGCCAGGAGCTCCTGGAGGGCCTCGTTCGCCATCTGCTCCTGATGGACCAGGTGAGCCTTGGGGACCTGGACCTCCTTCCTTTCCTGTATCACCTCTGGGACCCTGTGGTCCAGGGTTTCCTGGTTCTCCGGCCTTGCCTggttcacccttttgcaaacaGATTttacatggaataaaatttcTTCATGACCTAATCAGGAAAAGAAGAGAGCGTACCGGATATCCTTTTTCGCCGGGAAGACCTATCTGTCCAGGCAAACCTTGTATTCCAGTAGGACCTTGTTCACCTGGCTTCCCATCGGCACCCTGAATTCCTCTGTCTCCTGGGTTGCCTGGCTTCCCAGGTGCACCGGGACGACCCATTGTTCCTCTTGCACCCTGTAATATTGTATTCAATGTTTTA
This genomic window contains:
- the LOC143217393 gene encoding uncharacterized protein LOC143217393 — encoded protein: MGTMGRKALQLATAVVVFQVLLLQVHCIRTKLRKQRSKPVQAQQPTDGNYDYDYYESYDEFDDRNDTEPISTSLPTTSFNSATMDRDDSSPKDFVTHRAAFPTDLPVPTPTRYFHHGLPDEINATLDRDTPPPTEILPGESSLISAVAMPGPRGETGRPGDAGRPGDAGYPGQPGSPGIPGPPGPPGSVPDVSMYYQQLALSQGSEDKGPTGPSQPYVQTQMGPVGPRGPAGPPGPPGPQGFQGVRGEPGDSGPSGPPGAPGSRGLPGLSGKDGSTGEDGEPGPQGSPGPVGPRGLPGMSGLPGIKGHRGFPGLDGAKGEQGVSGEKGSMGGPGPMGPMGQVGPSGPRGERGREGPPGPPGIRGVDGIPGPPGQPGAVGKSGPPGYPGSPGMKGDQGAQGPKGSQGLQGPRGETGRPGQPGESGPQGPQGKDGIPGEKGSIGSPGLVGTPGFPGARGQPGIPGNPGAHGMKGMPGLPGERGFRGDSGPKGDSGSPGPRGIPGPPGNEGKRGKRGMRGPSGPAGPFGERGSPGAPGPPGLDGPIGAKGQSGDRGLVGPPGSKGATGDPGRPGATGLQGARGTMGRPGAPGKPGNPGDRGIQGADGKPGEQGPTGIQGLPGQIGLPGEKGYPGEPGKAGEPGNPGPQGPRGDTGKEGGPGPQGSPGPSGADGERGPPGAPGARGFQGFPGATGNPGTPGKDGEPGVQGAPGTVGTPGNRGERGFPGERGQAGLSGLPGHKGERGAQGLDGPPGLPGEKGDRGNTGPTGLVGIPGLRGIPGESGPKGERGSTGPIGPEGPPGRFGERGPQGLVGPPGPPGEPAERGDPGSPGSPGEVGAPGAPGERGQQGLQGSQGFPGPQGLIGLPGLKGDRGYPGSKGDQGNSGLPGTPGESGPMGMTGLTGAKGVRGEPGLRGEPGLMGPPGIPGPVGAAGPPGSTGPSGPPGLQGIKGAAGETGRTGSPGPIGNPGLPGADGDKGESGSEGPAGAPGPQGAQGTPGERGIPGLAGPVGPVGARGLRGPAGETGIPGKPGSEGPPGPPGLIGPIGPAGPPGEVGPEGPVGKSGPPGISGRPGDKGPPGIAGPTGLPGSPGLQGQPGQSGPPGPTGERGSKGEAGPPGVEGQQGARGKAGPIGLEGPKGDRGEEGQKGSKGHRGFTGLQGLPGAVGPAGENGPPGPIGLPGKDGEPGIRGSPGRDGSPGPIGLTGNPGPKGPTGDEGRHGTPGLPGPPGPPGPPGEVGLGYDAASLAALLAQGQTKGPDPLLGDEPPRIFGKDISEEERRELIMKAYKHLSATFKKFIKPDGEKNSPAKTCRDLFVAYPDKPSGEYWIDPNEGDTRDAILVHCDAKKRATCLLPNPVRSPEITYITDQQETWLSEIEDGMKITYKTDSNQVGFLQLLSKSASQNITYHCKNSIAYFDSERKTYRKGMKLLSWNDAELTPRGNQRLKYDMIMDDCKLRSQEWGKTVISYETDKPVRLPIIDIALRDIGKPEQSFYIEIGAACYE